The Meriones unguiculatus strain TT.TT164.6M chromosome 1, Bangor_MerUng_6.1, whole genome shotgun sequence genome has a segment encoding these proteins:
- the LOC110539978 gene encoding olfactory receptor 8B3-like has protein sequence MTDGNYSLVTEFILEGLTNRPELQMPLFFLFLGIYVVTIVANLGLITLISLNSHLHTPMYYFLFNLSFVDICYSSVFTPKMLINFVVEENTISYTGCLAQLYFFCFFVITECYILTAMAYDRYVAICKPLLYNVTLSPQICAGFVFGAYVMGCWGSLAHTLCMARLTFCDANLVNHYLCDILPVLQLSCTSTYINEVVVFVLVGLNIIASTSTTFVSYGFIIANVLRISSARGRAKAFNTCSSHIMTVSLFFGAAAFMYMQPSDAESMDKGKVASVFYTNVGPMLNPLIYSLRNKDVKLALKKTLKRKPFS, from the coding sequence ATGACAGATGGAAACTACTCCCTGGTGACTGAATTTATCCTGGAGGGCTTAACTAACCGGCCAGAACTCCAAATGCCTCTGTTTTTCCTGTTTCTAGGAATCTACGTGGTTACGATAGTGGCCAATCTGGGCTTGATTACACTGATTTCATTGAATTCACACCTTCACACACCGATgtattatttcctctttaatcTGTCATTTGTAGATATTTGCTACTCTTCTGTCTTTACCCCCAAAATGCTAATTAATTTTGTGGTAGAGGAAAACACCATCTCCTATACAGGATGTCTAGCTCAGCTTTACTTCTTCTGCTTTTTTGTCATTACAGAATGTTATATACTGACTGCAATGGCGTACGATCGTTATGTTGCTATTTGTAAGCCACTGCTGTATAATGTTACATTGTCCCCTCAGATATGTGCTGGGTTCGTGTTTGGGGCATATGTGATGGGATGCTGGGGTTCCCTGGCCCATACTCTTTGCATGGCAAGGCTCACCTTCTGTGATGCAAACCTTGTCAATCATTATCTGTGTGACATCCTCCCTGTGCTCCAGCTATCCTGCACCAGCACTTACATCAATGAGGTCGTGGTCTTTGTTCTGGTGGGCCTCAACATCATAGCGTCTACCAGTACAACTTTTGTCTCCTACGGCTTCATCATTGCCAACGTTCTCCGCATCAGCTCCGCACGGGGCAGGGCTAAAGCCTTCAACACCTGCAGCTCCCACATAATGACTGTCTCACTCTTCTTTGGAGCGGCAGCCTTCATGTACATGCAACCTTCTGACGCAGAGTCTATGGACAAGGGAAAAGTGGCCTCGGTATTTTACACAAATGTCGGGCCCATGCTGAACCCCTTGATCTACAGCCTCAGGAATAAGGATGTCAAGCTTGCTCTGAAGAAAACTCTGAAAAGAAAACCATTTTCTTGA
- the LOC110541741 gene encoding olfactory receptor 8B8-like, which translates to MEVQMALANGSIVTEFILLGLTEQPRLQTPLFLLFLVIYMITVLGNLTLIILIALNAHLHTPMYFFLFNLSFVDLCYSSVITPKMLMNFVLKKNLISYMGCMSQLYFFCFFIVSECYILVSMAYDRYVAICNPLLYNTVMSPRVCAYLMLGSYLTGFSGAVIHTGFMLRLTFCDSNIINHYFCDVLPLLQLSCTSTYVNETEIFIVGGKDIILPSVIIFISYGFILSSILKIRSTTGRSKAFSTCSSHVIAVSLFFGSCGFMYLKPSSAIPIDQGKISSIFYTIVVPMLNPLIYSLRNKDVKVSLGKILNRRKF; encoded by the exons atggaagttca AATGGCTCTGGCAAATGGCTCTATTGTAACTGAATTCATTCTCTTGGGATTAACAGAACAGCCCAGACTCCAAACGCCTCTTTTCTTACTGTTTCTAGTAATATATATGATCACAGTGTTGGGTAATTTGACATTGATAATTTTAATTGCGTTAAATGCTCACCTACACACCCCCATGTATTTTTTCCTGTTTAATTTATCTTTTGTTGATCTCTGTTATTCTTCCGTGATTACACCAAAAATGCTGATGAATTTTGTACTGAAGAAGAATCTTATCTCGTACATGGGATGTATGTCTCAACtctacttcttttgttttttcatagtttctgagTGTTACATACTGGTGTcaatggcctatgaccgctatgtggctaTCTGCAATCCACTCCTGTATAACACTGTCATGTCCCCAAGGGTGTGTGCTTATCTCATGCTTGGTTCATATTTGACGGGATTTTCTGGTGCTGTGATCCACACTGGTTTCATGCTCAGGCTGACCTTCTGTGATAGTAACATCATCAACCACTATTTCTGCGATGTCCTTCCTTTACTGCAGCTCTCCTGTACCAGCACCTATGTCAATGAGACAGAAATTTTCATTGTAGGGGGAAAAGACATCATTCTGCCCAGTGTGATCATCTTTATCTCTTACGGCTTCATCCTCTCTAGCATCCTCAAAATAAGATCCACTACAGGCAGGTCCAAGGCCTTCAGCACCTGCAGTTCTCATGTAATTGCTGTTTCTCTGTTCTTTGGATCATGTGGATTTATGTATCTGAAACCTTCCTCTGCAATACCAATTGATCAAGGCAAAATCTCTTCCATTTTTTATACCATTGTAGTTCCCATGTTAAACCCCTTAATCTATAGCTTGAGAAACAAAGATGTTAAAGTTTCCCTGGGAAAGATACTGAATAGGAGGAAGTTTTAA